One segment of Carya illinoinensis cultivar Pawnee chromosome 13, C.illinoinensisPawnee_v1, whole genome shotgun sequence DNA contains the following:
- the LOC122291693 gene encoding putative casein kinase II subunit beta-4 isoform X2 has product MYRDRGGGGGSSRSEIVAGPLDRKRINDALDKHLEKSSPSTSRGGLNSKDKEKLSVPSTSTGKSQQLDPRDSRPTSLSKNKCSDEESETDSEESDVSGSDGDDTSWISWFCNLRGNEFFCEVDDEYIQDDFNLCGLSSQVPYYDYALDLILDVESSHGDMFTEEQNELVESAAEMLYGLIHVRYILTSKGMTAMLEKYKNYDFGRCPRVYCCGQPCLPVGQSDIPRSSTVKIYCPKCEDIYYPRSKYQGNIDGAYFGTTFPHLFLMTYGHLKPQKAIQSYVPRVFGFKIHKP; this is encoded by the exons ATGTATCGGGATcgaggaggtggaggtgggtcgTCGAGATCAGAAATCGTGGCAGGCCCGCTGGATCGCAAGCGCATCAACGATGCGCTGGACAAGCACCTAGAGAAGTCGTCCCCGTCCACTTCGAGGGGTGGTCTCAACAGTAAGGACAAAGAAAAGCTCTCTGTGCCTTCCACGTCCACCGGTAAATCGCAGCAGCTTGATCCTCGCGATTCTCGCCCAACTTCGCTTTCCAAGAACAAGTGTTCCGATG AGGAATCTGAAACAGACAGTGAAGAGTCGGATGTTAGTGGTTCTGATGGAGATGATACATCATGGATTTCGTGGTTTTGCAATTTGCGAGGAAATGAATTTTTCTGTGAAGTTGATGATGAATACATTCAGGATGATTTCAATCTTTGCGGCTTGAGCAGTCAAGTTCCATATTATGATTATGCGCTTGACCTGATTTTGGACGTTGAGTCTTCTCATG GTGACATGTTCACTGAAGAGCAGAATGAATTGGTTGAGTCAGCAGCAGAGATGCTGTATGGTCTTATACATGTTCGATACATACTGACCAGCAAGGGAATGACCGCAATG TTAGAGAAGTACAAAAACTATGATTTTGGAAGATGCCCTAGAGTTTACTGCTGTGGACAACCCTGCCTCCCAGTTGGCCAGTCAGACATTCCTCGCTCAAGCACTGTAAAAATCTACTGCCCCAAATGTGAAGATATATATTACCCTCGATCCAAGTACCAAGGCA ATATTGATGGCGCTTATTTTGGAACCACGTTTCCCCACTTATTTCTAATGACATATGGACACCTAAAGCCACAAAAAGCAATACAGAGCTATGTTCCAAGAGTTTTTGGCTTCAAGATCCACAAGCCGTGA
- the LOC122291693 gene encoding putative casein kinase II subunit beta-4 isoform X1, whose translation MYRDRGGGGGSSRSEIVAGPLDRKRINDALDKHLEKSSPSTSRGGLNSKDKEKLSVPSTSTGKSQQLDPRDSRPTSLSKNKCSDEESETDSEESDVSGSDGDDTSWISWFCNLRGNEFFCEVDDEYIQDDFNLCGLSSQVPYYDYALDLILDVESSHGDMFTEEQNELVESAAEMLYGLIHVRYILTSKGMTAMLLNLLQLEKYKNYDFGRCPRVYCCGQPCLPVGQSDIPRSSTVKIYCPKCEDIYYPRSKYQGNIDGAYFGTTFPHLFLMTYGHLKPQKAIQSYVPRVFGFKIHKP comes from the exons ATGTATCGGGATcgaggaggtggaggtgggtcgTCGAGATCAGAAATCGTGGCAGGCCCGCTGGATCGCAAGCGCATCAACGATGCGCTGGACAAGCACCTAGAGAAGTCGTCCCCGTCCACTTCGAGGGGTGGTCTCAACAGTAAGGACAAAGAAAAGCTCTCTGTGCCTTCCACGTCCACCGGTAAATCGCAGCAGCTTGATCCTCGCGATTCTCGCCCAACTTCGCTTTCCAAGAACAAGTGTTCCGATG AGGAATCTGAAACAGACAGTGAAGAGTCGGATGTTAGTGGTTCTGATGGAGATGATACATCATGGATTTCGTGGTTTTGCAATTTGCGAGGAAATGAATTTTTCTGTGAAGTTGATGATGAATACATTCAGGATGATTTCAATCTTTGCGGCTTGAGCAGTCAAGTTCCATATTATGATTATGCGCTTGACCTGATTTTGGACGTTGAGTCTTCTCATG GTGACATGTTCACTGAAGAGCAGAATGAATTGGTTGAGTCAGCAGCAGAGATGCTGTATGGTCTTATACATGTTCGATACATACTGACCAGCAAGGGAATGACCGCAATG TTATTAAATCTTCTGCAGTTAGAGAAGTACAAAAACTATGATTTTGGAAGATGCCCTAGAGTTTACTGCTGTGGACAACCCTGCCTCCCAGTTGGCCAGTCAGACATTCCTCGCTCAAGCACTGTAAAAATCTACTGCCCCAAATGTGAAGATATATATTACCCTCGATCCAAGTACCAAGGCA ATATTGATGGCGCTTATTTTGGAACCACGTTTCCCCACTTATTTCTAATGACATATGGACACCTAAAGCCACAAAAAGCAATACAGAGCTATGTTCCAAGAGTTTTTGGCTTCAAGATCCACAAGCCGTGA